The segment TTATTATATTCCGATAGAACCAAACCTACTTACCGGTGTTGGTAACATCCTAAAAGAATTAGAAATTAGGATGCTGGATTACCTCACGGGCCTTGACTTCGATCCGGAAAATATTGAAGAAAAAACGCAGATATTAATCGAAGCTATGGATGATATTTGTGTGATTGGAGAAAAGGAAGAAAATCAAGATTCTTTTGCAAATTTGAAAAAGGTCCTTGGTTCAAAGCTCTTTCCGAATAAAGGGAAAAAGGAAGATAATCACATATATTTATCTGAAGATCAATATAAGGCCTTAAAATATTCTCTTCTCAGAGATAAAATTGGCCTAGGTTTTCTTGATCCGTATATATGTGACAGCAATATTGAAGATATTACCTGCAACGGATTAGGGTCGATATATCTAGAGCACAAAGTATTTGATGGGCTAAGAAGTGTCCTGGAGTTCACTGACCATGACATTCTCAACCACTTTATAATCAAGCTTGCAGAAAGGATAGGTAAACCCATTACTTTTAAAGATCCTATTGTGGATGCCTCGCTTCCGGATGGTTCGAGGATTAACATCGTTTATGGTACCGATGTAAGTAAAAATGGAAGTAACTTCACAATAAGGAAATTTAATGAAATTCCATTCAGTATTCTTCAGGTGATCGATAAAGGAACGATGGACTACAGAGTTGCAGGTTATCTTTGGATTCTTCTTTCTGAAGGAATGAGTGGGTTCATCTGTGGTGAAACTGCAAGTGGTAAAACGACTTCATTAAATGCCCTTACAACTTTCATTAGTCCTGATGCAAAACTGGTTTCTATAGAAGATACTCCCGAATTGCAGATTCCTCACAAAAATTGGACACGTGAGATGACCAGAGGTAGCACAAGAGGCGGAGGTGTTGGCGAAGGAAGTGGTTCGGATGTTACAATGTTCGACCTTCTGAAAGCTGGCTTAAGGCAGAGACCAAATTATATTCTTGTGGGTGAGATCAGAGGAGTAGAGGGAAATGTTGCGTTCCAGGCTATGCAGACCGGGCACCCAGTCATGTCAACCTTCCACGCTGCAAGCGTTGAAAAACTAATACAGAGGATTACTGCGGACCCCATAAACATACCTAAAACATATGTTGATAATCTGAATTTTGTTATTATCCAGTCTGCTGTCAGAAGACCTGATGGAAAAATGGTAAGAAGAGTAATCAGTGTGAACGAAGTTCTGGGATATGACCCTCAAAAGGGTGTTTCTTTCGTTGAGGCCTTTTCATGGGA is part of the Methanococcoides orientis genome and harbors:
- a CDS encoding type II/IV secretion system ATPase subunit, producing MVESEDILMKEGFEKGLEACFPFKPKKYEGHDHSDVKKSSIYKILPPGMKKEVERNHHLLEYLHILPIDTMGIPKYVSKLESKYGDLEHPNLIYKASDSSYVHIYPNKNGVRDYYIPIEPNLLTGVGNILKELEIRMLDYLTGLDFDPENIEEKTQILIEAMDDICVIGEKEENQDSFANLKKVLGSKLFPNKGKKEDNHIYLSEDQYKALKYSLLRDKIGLGFLDPYICDSNIEDITCNGLGSIYLEHKVFDGLRSVLEFTDHDILNHFIIKLAERIGKPITFKDPIVDASLPDGSRINIVYGTDVSKNGSNFTIRKFNEIPFSILQVIDKGTMDYRVAGYLWILLSEGMSGFICGETASGKTTSLNALTTFISPDAKLVSIEDTPELQIPHKNWTREMTRGSTRGGGVGEGSGSDVTMFDLLKAGLRQRPNYILVGEIRGVEGNVAFQAMQTGHPVMSTFHAASVEKLIQRITADPINIPKTYVDNLNFVIIQSAVRRPDGKMVRRVISVNEVLGYDPQKGVSFVEAFSWDPITDSYVFSAHGSSYLLEQKIATRLGIPSKRKHVVYDEIEKRAKILERFQKEGITNFYDFFDTTSKITKHGMLRIKF